The region CGGATCGAAGGCCGCTCTTAGAGCGCTTGGCGATCCAGGGACTGTCATTGCTGACCGCTATTCTCGCGATCGCGTACTTCTTGATGGTCCCGCTCGGCATTGTCGATACCGTCCGTATCAACAAACAGCTCAACCAGGAAACTGCTAAGCAAATTGAGACCCAATTGGAGCAGTTAAAACCTTTCGAGGAGCGCATTCAAACGGCCGCGGGCGGTGAGGTTGTTGGCCTGGCTCGTGCCAATCAGAATGTCCTCGGTCCTCTCGAAGGCTATCGAGAGCGCGGCATCGAACTTGCCGATACCGAAGCTCTGCGGGCGGAGATGCTCGCGCGTGTCAAGGTCATTCACGAGAACGTCGAACGCGAAGCCGACATCGCGCGCGCGCGCAAGTATCGCCAGCTCATCGAGAATTCCGTTAAATGGAACATCGGGGCGCTGATCGGTAGCGCGCTCTTCACGATGATCTTTCGCGGCACGGTTGGGGTTCGACGTGCAAAAAAGTAGCCGATTCACGAGCGGCATCTTGCAACGGATGGAATGCTGGTGCCGGTTCGCTGACGGGCCATTGCCTTCGGCGAAGTGATGCGCGAAAAAATAGGAGACTAGTAGGCGCACGGATCGTTTGCCGAGCGAGGCATCTTCAACAACCCCACTAACGAACGACCAGAGCGCCTTGCAACCTCCTGCTAGCAAGTCGCTAAGAGCGTCGAACTAGCTCGCTTTGCGATAGGGCACCTTCGACAGGAAATCGACGTTCATAGCCGAAACGCTGGTTTTTCCCTCGCGCTTGGCACTGGCAAGACCGCGCGCAACGCCCAGGAACTGACGCGGATCGCCATTGCGAACCTGCTTTTCTTGGGGGATGAAGCGACGCACCGTACTTTGCCAGACAATCT is a window of Rubidibacter lacunae KORDI 51-2 DNA encoding:
- the hpsJ-A gene encoding HpsJ-like protein, cyanoexosortase A-associated, producing MTVPIKSHISPPSIFVLRWIGYGLLIFALLDLLTILYPPDFLNPRWELQTIGALVERVPVPLIGFGLVFMSDPDRRPLLERLAIQGLSLLTAILAIAYFLMVPLGIVDTVRINKQLNQETAKQIETQLEQLKPFEERIQTAAGGEVVGLARANQNVLGPLEGYRERGIELADTEALRAEMLARVKVIHENVEREADIARARKYRQLIENSVKWNIGALIGSALFTMIFRGTVGVRRAKK